A single genomic interval of Nitrospirota bacterium harbors:
- the ruvA gene encoding Holliday junction branch migration protein RuvA: MIGFLRGKIAEKTPDRIILDVGGVGYEIAVPVTTYSKLPGPGAEAQLHVHTHVREDALQLFGFQSREELNLFRLLINTPEIGPRLAVNILSVLGPQGFVRAVAAKDQTSLRRVPGLGPKKAEKLLVELKDKVDGMAAGLPEASGPPSVREDLLSALKNLGYKAEEVSPVIYEVMKKSPSAPVEELLREALRHLYRR; this comes from the coding sequence ATGATCGGATTTCTCCGCGGAAAGATCGCCGAAAAAACACCCGATCGGATCATTCTCGACGTCGGCGGCGTGGGGTACGAAATTGCCGTTCCCGTCACCACGTATTCGAAGCTTCCCGGGCCGGGCGCGGAGGCCCAGCTCCACGTCCACACGCATGTGCGCGAAGACGCCCTCCAACTGTTCGGCTTCCAATCCCGCGAGGAGTTGAACCTCTTCCGCCTCCTCATCAACACCCCTGAGATCGGGCCCAGACTGGCGGTCAATATCCTTTCCGTTCTCGGTCCGCAGGGATTCGTGCGGGCCGTGGCGGCGAAGGATCAGACCTCTCTGCGCCGAGTGCCGGGCCTGGGCCCCAAGAAGGCCGAAAAACTCCTCGTCGAACTGAAGGACAAGGTGGACGGCATGGCCGCGGGCCTCCCCGAAGCCTCCGGACCGCCGAGCGTACGCGAGGACCTGCTTTCCGCTCTCAAGAATTTGGGCTATAAAGCGGAGGAGGTGAGTCCGGTGATTTACGAAGTCATGAAAAAATCGCCCAGCGCTCCCGTGGAGGAGCTCCTCCGGGAAGCCTTGCGGCATCTCTATCGGAGGTAG
- the atpC gene encoding ATP synthase F1 subunit epsilon: MAETLKCRIVATHGTVFEGEVRSVRAPAHEGDVCILKDHIAFVTPLRKGTVTLDTAGEPKAFNLDHGVLEVLNNQVTIIAQGLAA; this comes from the coding sequence ATGGCTGAAACTCTCAAGTGCAGGATCGTGGCAACCCATGGAACGGTGTTTGAAGGGGAAGTCAGGAGCGTTCGCGCGCCGGCCCACGAGGGGGACGTCTGCATCCTGAAAGATCACATCGCCTTTGTCACGCCTCTCCGGAAGGGAACGGTCACCTTGGACACCGCCGGAGAGCCCAAGGCCTTCAACCTGGATCACGGCGTGCTCGAGGTCCTGAACAACCAGGTCACCATCATCGCCCAGGGCCTCGCGGCGTAG
- a CDS encoding twin-arginine translocase TatA/TatE family subunit — MFGIGFSELVVIFIVALLVFGPKRLPEVARKLSRGLKDLREAADDARSTILSGMDDTKTPWRIGSSAPDAGLTQSQAKPAGAGSEDTSAKPKSPPPATPKA; from the coding sequence ATGTTTGGCATCGGGTTTTCCGAGCTCGTCGTCATTTTCATCGTAGCCCTTCTCGTGTTCGGTCCCAAACGCCTGCCCGAGGTGGCCCGGAAACTTTCAAGAGGTTTGAAAGACCTCCGGGAGGCGGCGGATGACGCGCGGTCAACCATCCTCTCGGGCATGGACGACACAAAGACCCCATGGCGAATCGGCTCGTCGGCCCCGGACGCGGGCCTCACGCAAAGCCAGGCAAAACCCGCGGGCGCAGGGAGCGAGGACACTTCCGCCAAACCGAAGTCCCCCCCCCCCGCGACCCCCAAAGCGTAG
- the tatC gene encoding twin-arginine translocase subunit TatC produces MSFLDHLGELRRRLIISLVAVGVAMFASFTFSQQLFDWLAQPLYKALPQAKVGIIFTGVGEALNTYVWISVAAGIVLVSPILFWQFWAFVAPGLHRKEKKTLFAIAIASSGLLLAGVAFAYYVALPLVLRFFLSFATPQLLAAPRMGEYLSFVAWFALIFGLTFQTPLIMALLAWIGILSPKTLTGNRSYAIVGIFVLAAIVTPPDVVSMMLVAIPLLVLFEMGIVAAKMLYKDHNT; encoded by the coding sequence ATGTCGTTCCTCGACCACCTCGGGGAGCTGCGGCGCCGCCTGATCATCAGCCTCGTGGCCGTGGGCGTGGCCATGTTCGCCTCCTTCACTTTTTCGCAACAACTCTTCGACTGGCTGGCCCAACCGCTGTACAAGGCCCTTCCCCAAGCGAAAGTCGGAATCATCTTCACGGGCGTGGGCGAAGCTCTGAACACCTACGTGTGGATCTCCGTGGCCGCCGGGATCGTTCTCGTCAGCCCCATCCTGTTCTGGCAGTTCTGGGCGTTCGTCGCCCCCGGTCTCCACCGAAAAGAGAAGAAGACCCTTTTCGCGATTGCCATCGCGTCGTCAGGACTCCTTCTCGCGGGTGTGGCCTTCGCCTACTATGTGGCGTTGCCGCTCGTCCTCCGATTTTTTCTGTCGTTTGCCACCCCGCAACTCCTGGCCGCGCCGCGCATGGGCGAGTATTTGTCGTTCGTGGCGTGGTTCGCCCTGATATTCGGCCTTACGTTCCAAACGCCGCTGATCATGGCCCTACTGGCTTGGATCGGAATCCTCTCCCCAAAGACGCTTACGGGGAATCGCTCCTACGCCATCGTCGGGATTTTTGTTCTCGCCGCCATCGTCACGCCGCCCGATGTGGTCAGCATGATGCTGGTCGCCATACCGTTGCTCGTACTCTTTGAAATGGGAATTGTTGCGGCAAAGATGCTGTACAAGGACCACAATACCTAG
- the folK gene encoding 2-amino-4-hydroxy-6-hydroxymethyldihydropteridine diphosphokinase: MATAFIGLGSNQGDREATLDRACKELNRFPGTRLVRRSPTIETAPVEAEGGPFLNGVAEIQTFQPPMSLMAGLMNIEKLFGRIRPSVRTEPLSPARLLDLDLLWYAGMTLSQPGLEIPHPRMRGRRFVLEPLYALAPRLRDPVTGRPYAEFLQEL, encoded by the coding sequence CTGGCAACCGCCTTCATCGGCCTTGGATCGAACCAGGGCGACCGGGAAGCCACGCTGGATCGGGCGTGCAAGGAGCTGAACCGGTTTCCGGGGACGCGGCTTGTTCGGCGCAGCCCCACGATTGAGACCGCGCCCGTAGAGGCCGAGGGTGGGCCGTTCCTGAACGGCGTGGCGGAGATCCAGACCTTTCAGCCTCCGATGAGTCTGATGGCCGGCCTGATGAATATTGAAAAACTGTTCGGGAGAATCCGGCCATCGGTTCGTACGGAACCGCTCTCTCCGGCCCGCCTTCTCGATCTGGATTTGTTGTGGTACGCGGGTATGACTTTGAGTCAACCAGGACTGGAGATCCCCCACCCGCGCATGCGGGGCCGGCGGTTCGTTCTGGAGCCGCTCTACGCCCTCGCTCCGCGGCTCAGGGACCCGGTCACCGGACGTCCGTACGCCGAATTCCTCCAAGAACTGTAG
- a CDS encoding LL-diaminopimelate aminotransferase has translation MKKRTQGAGRRAQGARQKAQVGLPVSRVARRILELPPYLFAELDRRKRAVSERGIDVIDLGVGDPDLPTPESVIAALIRGARKPENHRYPSYKGLPSFRQAAADWYAERFSVTLDPEEEVVSLIGSKEGIAHAPLAFINPGDAGLVPDPGYPVYRTSILFAGGKPILVPLLEKNRFLPDLKALDRTLPARCRLLFLNYPNNPTGAGASLEFLENVARWARKRNVIVCHDAAYTEVSFSGSSRPVSFLQAKGAREVGIEFHSLSKTCNMTGWRIGFAVGNPELVGALGKVKTNIDSGIFQAVQEAGIEALRVAPEHVRSMAGVYADRLRVVQEGLRAAGIEFCPTDGTFYVWAHVPKGERSMDFAGRVLEKTGVVVTPGVGFGRYGEGYFRVTITQDARRLREAMDRLRRI, from the coding sequence ATGAAGAAGAGGACGCAGGGCGCAGGACGCAGGGCGCAAGGTGCAAGACAGAAGGCGCAAGTCGGCCTTCCCGTTTCGAGGGTCGCGAGACGGATTCTTGAATTGCCGCCCTATCTGTTTGCGGAGCTGGATCGGCGGAAGCGGGCGGTGAGTGAGCGCGGGATCGACGTCATCGACCTAGGCGTGGGCGATCCGGACCTGCCGACGCCGGAATCGGTGATCGCCGCCCTGATCCGGGGGGCGAGAAAACCTGAGAATCACCGCTACCCTAGTTACAAAGGGCTTCCATCTTTCCGGCAGGCTGCCGCCGACTGGTACGCCGAACGATTCAGCGTGACGCTCGATCCCGAGGAGGAGGTCGTTTCGCTCATCGGATCCAAGGAGGGCATCGCGCACGCGCCTCTGGCGTTCATCAATCCGGGCGATGCGGGCCTCGTGCCCGACCCGGGCTACCCCGTCTACCGGACATCCATCCTCTTTGCGGGTGGGAAGCCGATCCTCGTTCCCCTTCTGGAGAAGAACCGATTCCTGCCCGATTTGAAAGCCCTGGACCGAACCCTGCCCGCGCGCTGCCGCCTCCTCTTTCTCAACTACCCGAACAATCCCACCGGCGCCGGCGCCTCTCTGGAATTCTTAGAGAATGTAGCCCGCTGGGCCCGAAAGCGAAACGTGATCGTGTGTCATGATGCTGCCTACACGGAAGTCTCCTTCTCGGGCTCGTCCCGACCGGTCAGCTTCCTCCAAGCCAAAGGGGCGAGGGAGGTCGGCATCGAATTCCACTCTCTGTCGAAGACCTGCAACATGACCGGATGGCGGATCGGCTTTGCCGTGGGGAACCCCGAGTTGGTGGGGGCGCTGGGCAAGGTGAAAACGAACATCGACTCCGGGATCTTTCAGGCGGTTCAGGAGGCGGGCATCGAGGCGCTCAGGGTGGCGCCGGAGCACGTGCGATCGATGGCCGGAGTATACGCAGACCGCCTGCGGGTGGTTCAAGAAGGGTTGCGCGCCGCGGGGATCGAGTTTTGCCCGACCGATGGGACGTTCTACGTGTGGGCGCATGTTCCCAAGGGCGAAAGGTCGATGGATTTCGCCGGCCGGGTTCTGGAGAAGACGGGGGTGGTCGTGACGCCGGGAGTCGGTTTTGGCCGGTATGGGGAAGGCTACTTCCGGGTGACGATTACGCAGGATGCGAGGCGCTTGCGTGAAGCCATGGATCGCCTCCGCAGAATTTGA
- a CDS encoding 4-hydroxy-tetrahydrodipicolinate reductase, whose protein sequence is MIRLIVCGAAGKMGRRILALALQDPKRFRVVGAVERKGHPDAGKDIGALAGVPTTGLALSADLGSVLGPAAVVVDFTRPDSAVNHARLCRTRKTPIVIGTTGIDGPQRRELQTYARAIPILLAPNMSAGVNVMFKLAADAAIRLAGYDAEIVETHHRHKVDAPSGTALRLGEAIAESRGVAFEKVARFERHGQIGARREGEIGVQSLRAGDVVGDHTVLFSGPGESIEITHRAHSRDVFAHGALRAAEWMAARKPGLYEMADVLGLK, encoded by the coding sequence ATGATCCGACTTATCGTGTGCGGCGCCGCAGGGAAAATGGGGCGGCGAATTCTTGCCTTGGCGCTCCAGGACCCCAAGCGCTTTCGAGTCGTCGGTGCCGTCGAGCGCAAGGGACACCCGGACGCCGGCAAGGACATCGGCGCCCTCGCCGGTGTCCCGACCACGGGCCTTGCGCTGTCGGCCGACCTCGGGTCCGTTCTTGGTCCGGCGGCCGTCGTCGTCGATTTCACCCGGCCGGATTCGGCGGTGAACCACGCACGGCTGTGTCGGACCCGAAAGACGCCCATCGTCATCGGGACGACGGGGATCGATGGGCCGCAGCGGCGAGAACTTCAAACCTACGCGCGGGCGATCCCCATTCTCCTCGCCCCGAACATGAGTGCGGGCGTGAACGTCATGTTCAAGCTTGCGGCCGATGCGGCGATACGGCTGGCAGGGTATGACGCGGAGATCGTGGAAACCCATCATCGACACAAAGTGGATGCTCCGAGCGGGACCGCCTTGAGACTGGGGGAAGCCATCGCCGAGTCGCGGGGTGTGGCTTTCGAAAAGGTTGCGCGTTTTGAACGTCACGGTCAGATCGGAGCGCGCCGCGAAGGCGAAATCGGCGTTCAATCGCTCCGGGCAGGCGATGTGGTGGGCGATCATACGGTCCTATTCTCCGGTCCCGGCGAAAGCATCGAGATCACGCACCGGGCCCATTCGCGTGACGTTTTTGCGCACGGCGCCTTGCGGGCGGCGGAGTGGATGGCCGCGAGGAAACCGGGCCTCTATGAAATGGCCGACGTGTTGGGGTTGAAATGA
- a CDS encoding 4-hydroxy-tetrahydrodipicolinate synthase yields the protein MTAVRHSGQRIRGALSALVTPFSGGKIDRKAFRNLLEFQIGKGIDGFVPAGTTGESATLTYEEHEHIVELAIEINAGRVPIIAGTGANSTHEAIRLTKFAERVKADAALVVTPYYNKPTQEGLVRHYKALCEAVSIPIILYNIPGRTGLNMLPETVARIAENKNVIGIKEASGNIKQTSDILALCGQDFIVLSGEDPINFPLFCLGAVGTISVLSNIVPDEVSAMCRNVHTGQIEVARHAHYRLAPLCDALFAETNPIGGKAALAMMGLIPPELRLPMTPMSAARRERLRRVMEDLKILRRGRAKSG from the coding sequence ATGACTGCGGTGAGACATTCGGGGCAACGTATTCGCGGCGCGCTCAGCGCCCTTGTGACGCCGTTTTCGGGCGGGAAGATCGACCGCAAGGCCTTCCGCAATCTTCTGGAATTCCAGATCGGGAAAGGAATCGATGGATTCGTTCCGGCGGGAACCACCGGTGAGTCCGCCACGCTAACGTACGAGGAGCATGAGCACATCGTGGAGCTGGCCATCGAAATCAACGCCGGCCGTGTTCCCATCATCGCGGGGACCGGAGCCAACTCCACGCACGAAGCCATCCGGCTGACCAAGTTTGCCGAGCGCGTCAAGGCGGATGCGGCGCTCGTCGTCACGCCCTACTACAACAAGCCGACCCAGGAAGGGCTCGTGCGGCACTACAAGGCGCTCTGCGAAGCGGTTTCCATTCCGATCATTCTGTACAACATTCCGGGCCGGACCGGTCTGAACATGCTTCCCGAAACCGTGGCGCGGATTGCGGAGAACAAAAACGTCATCGGGATCAAAGAGGCCTCGGGAAACATCAAGCAGACGTCGGACATTCTTGCGTTGTGTGGGCAGGATTTCATCGTGCTTTCGGGCGAAGATCCCATCAATTTCCCGCTCTTTTGCCTCGGGGCGGTGGGGACGATATCGGTTCTGAGCAACATTGTGCCGGACGAAGTGTCCGCCATGTGCCGGAACGTGCACACGGGCCAGATCGAAGTGGCCCGGCACGCCCACTACCGGCTGGCTCCGCTGTGCGATGCCCTGTTTGCCGAGACCAATCCCATCGGAGGAAAAGCGGCGCTTGCTATGATGGGTCTTATTCCCCCCGAGCTTCGTCTGCCGATGACACCGATGTCCGCCGCGCGCCGCGAGCGGTTGCGACGGGTGATGGAGGATCTGAAGATCCTTCGCAGGGGTCGCGCCAAGAGCGGCTGA
- a CDS encoding diaminopimelate epimerase, translated as MGTLDFLKMQGTGNDFVFFDAREHKLPHLSKLAGELCDRRFGVGADQMLLLERSSKADFRMRIFNADGSEVEQCGNGIRCLARYVWTRGLSKKKVLSVETGAGIARLQRAGSLVEVEMGEPVLDGERIPTRARGRVVNRPLKVEDREFRVTCVSMGNPHCVIFGKSNGVDLVEQYGPLLERHPFFPKRTNVEFVDVKRPNRLQVGVWERGAGRTLSCGTGACATVVAGVLNGKTSRDCEIVLPGGTLRVRWDARSNRVYMTGPAEEVFAGRIPLSPLSRASCPPKRSRVRSASRRIEV; from the coding sequence ATGGGCACGCTTGATTTCCTGAAAATGCAGGGGACGGGAAACGATTTCGTCTTCTTCGACGCCCGTGAGCACAAACTCCCCCATCTTTCCAAACTAGCGGGGGAATTGTGCGACCGCCGGTTCGGTGTCGGGGCGGATCAGATGCTTCTCTTGGAGCGATCCTCCAAGGCGGATTTCCGCATGCGCATTTTCAACGCTGACGGCAGCGAAGTGGAGCAGTGCGGCAACGGTATTCGGTGCCTTGCCCGGTATGTGTGGACGCGGGGACTGTCGAAGAAGAAGGTGCTCTCGGTCGAAACGGGCGCCGGGATCGCTCGTTTGCAACGCGCGGGCAGTCTCGTGGAGGTGGAAATGGGCGAACCCGTATTGGACGGGGAGAGAATCCCCACGCGGGCGCGGGGTCGCGTGGTGAACCGGCCGCTCAAGGTGGAGGACCGCGAATTCCGCGTCACCTGCGTATCGATGGGGAACCCCCACTGCGTAATCTTCGGGAAATCCAATGGCGTCGATCTCGTCGAGCAGTACGGACCTTTGCTTGAACGCCATCCGTTTTTCCCGAAGCGGACAAACGTGGAATTTGTCGACGTGAAGCGGCCGAACCGGCTCCAGGTGGGTGTTTGGGAACGGGGTGCCGGACGAACGCTGTCTTGCGGTACCGGCGCGTGCGCCACGGTGGTGGCCGGCGTGTTGAATGGCAAGACGTCCAGGGATTGCGAAATCGTTCTCCCCGGTGGAACCTTGAGGGTGCGGTGGGATGCACGATCGAATCGGGTATACATGACGGGGCCGGCGGAGGAGGTTTTTGCCGGTCGAATCCCACTCTCCCCGCTATCGCGGGCGTCCTGCCCGCCGAAAAGGTCGAGAGTGCGATCGGCATCACGCCGGATCGAAGTATGA
- a CDS encoding isoprenyl transferase: MPRKSLPRHVAIIMDGNGRWAQSRKLDRVEGHREGARSVRAIVETARRLGVRYLTLYAFSTENWGRPTAEVRSLMELLGEYLEDELKEMMDQQIRLRAIGSLDQLPGPTREKLEKTMRATRRNRRMDLILALSYGGRQEILDAVNSAVRARNGNAGKSSITEAGLRRHFYAPDVPDPDLVIRTSGELRLSNFLLWQSAYSELYVTETLWPDFREKEFKGALRAYEKRERRFGLTREQVTA; this comes from the coding sequence ATGCCCCGGAAATCGCTGCCACGGCATGTGGCTATTATTATGGACGGAAACGGTCGGTGGGCACAGTCCCGGAAACTCGACCGCGTGGAAGGTCATCGGGAGGGGGCTCGATCCGTACGGGCGATTGTTGAAACCGCCCGAAGGCTTGGCGTGCGATATCTGACCCTCTACGCCTTCTCCACCGAGAACTGGGGAAGGCCGACGGCCGAGGTGCGGTCTTTGATGGAATTGTTGGGAGAATATCTGGAAGACGAATTGAAAGAGATGATGGATCAGCAGATCCGGTTGCGGGCGATTGGAAGCCTGGATCAACTGCCGGGCCCGACGCGGGAGAAGTTGGAAAAGACGATGCGCGCGACCCGAAGGAATCGAAGAATGGATCTGATTCTCGCCCTCAGCTACGGCGGGCGACAGGAAATCCTGGATGCCGTCAACTCGGCGGTCCGCGCGCGCAACGGCAACGCCGGGAAAAGTTCCATCACCGAGGCCGGCCTCCGGCGCCACTTCTACGCGCCGGACGTTCCGGATCCGGACCTCGTCATCCGCACCAGCGGCGAGCTTCGCCTCTCGAACTTCCTGCTCTGGCAATCCGCCTATTCGGAGCTCTATGTAACCGAGACCTTGTGGCCGGACTTCCGGGAAAAAGAATTCAAGGGCGCCCTGCGGGCCTACGAGAAACGCGAACGCCGATTCGGGTTGACGCGCGAACAGGTAACAGCGTGA
- a CDS encoding 1-deoxy-D-xylulose-5-phosphate reductoisomerase produces the protein MKKAAILGSTGSIGTQTLDVIRGHPDRFDVVGLSAAGSSPEKLAAQVREFHPGIVAVPSPAAEKELRKHLKGFACRIDSGKGSLDRLAGSAEADVVVSAISGSSGLPPTLAAVKAGKTVLLANKESIVMGGELFMRLARESGARIIPIDSEHNAIFQCIDGKPSSQVLSLTITASGGPFLRTSLKSLSRVTPTKALKHPVWRMGRKISIDSATLMNKALELVETRWLFDVAADRLRVLVHPQSIVHAVVECVDTAAFALMALPDMKVPIAYALAWPDRLPMTLPRLDLARLESLTFFEPDPKRFPSIPLAYEVLRAGNGSQVVMNAANEVAVHAFLDRKIPFPAITRTVSGTLDKVTGSRIENVSDIFEVDRRARETAQGMCHAH, from the coding sequence GTGAAAAAAGCTGCCATCCTCGGTTCGACCGGCTCGATCGGAACCCAGACGCTCGACGTCATCCGCGGCCACCCTGATCGATTCGACGTGGTCGGCCTCTCGGCCGCCGGATCGAGCCCGGAGAAGCTCGCCGCGCAAGTTCGCGAATTCCATCCGGGCATCGTCGCGGTCCCATCCCCGGCCGCGGAGAAAGAATTGCGGAAGCATCTCAAGGGGTTCGCCTGTCGCATCGATTCGGGGAAGGGTAGCTTGGATCGGCTGGCCGGCTCGGCCGAAGCGGACGTCGTCGTTTCCGCCATCTCCGGATCGAGCGGTCTTCCGCCCACTCTCGCGGCCGTCAAGGCCGGGAAAACGGTTCTCTTGGCCAACAAGGAAAGCATCGTCATGGGAGGAGAGCTCTTCATGCGACTGGCGCGCGAATCCGGCGCAAGAATTATTCCGATTGACAGCGAACACAACGCCATCTTTCAGTGCATCGATGGGAAGCCCTCCTCCCAGGTTCTCAGCCTCACGATTACGGCTTCCGGCGGGCCCTTTCTCCGGACTTCGCTGAAGAGCCTTTCACGGGTTACGCCCACGAAGGCGCTGAAGCACCCCGTCTGGCGGATGGGTCGAAAAATCAGCATTGATTCCGCCACGCTGATGAACAAGGCGCTGGAGCTGGTGGAGACCCGCTGGCTTTTCGATGTGGCGGCGGACCGGCTGCGCGTTCTGGTGCATCCCCAGAGCATTGTTCATGCCGTGGTGGAGTGCGTGGACACCGCCGCGTTCGCTCTGATGGCCCTTCCAGACATGAAAGTGCCCATCGCCTATGCCCTCGCGTGGCCGGACCGATTGCCGATGACGCTCCCGCGGTTGGACCTCGCGCGGCTGGAGTCCCTCACGTTCTTCGAACCCGACCCCAAGCGCTTCCCCTCGATTCCGCTGGCCTATGAAGTCCTCCGCGCGGGGAACGGCTCGCAGGTGGTGATGAACGCGGCAAACGAAGTCGCCGTTCACGCGTTCCTCGATCGCAAAATCCCGTTCCCGGCGATCACGCGCACCGTCTCGGGCACGCTGGACAAAGTCACGGGAAGCCGGATTGAAAATGTAAGCGACATTTTTGAAGTGGACCGCCGCGCGCGCGAGACGGCCCAAGGGATGTGCCATGCTCATTAG